The Thalassoroseus pseudoceratinae genome has a segment encoding these proteins:
- a CDS encoding MarR family winged helix-turn-helix transcriptional regulator codes for MDTFVDYDFEESVGYWVTVTALSYHRVLNAELAPHDITFRQSQVLGWLVLDGRLSQSELACRMQIEPPTLAGIVDRMERTGWVTRTSCPDDRRKKLIQLTPAAEPVWEIVAQCARRIRAHSTQGLTEEQVATLRDLLRVVHANLNHQPSDPPL; via the coding sequence GTGGACACTTTTGTGGATTATGACTTTGAAGAGAGTGTCGGGTATTGGGTGACGGTAACTGCGTTGTCGTATCATCGGGTACTCAATGCGGAGTTAGCGCCGCATGACATCACGTTTCGACAGTCGCAAGTGCTTGGATGGCTGGTCTTGGATGGGCGACTGTCGCAAAGCGAATTGGCTTGTCGAATGCAGATCGAGCCGCCAACGTTGGCGGGCATTGTCGATCGAATGGAGCGAACGGGATGGGTCACTCGCACGAGCTGCCCCGACGACCGACGCAAGAAACTCATCCAACTCACACCAGCGGCGGAACCCGTTTGGGAAATCGTCGCTCAGTGTGCCCGCCGAATTCGAGCCCACTCGACGCAAGGACTGACCGAGGAGCAAGTCGCCACACTCCGAGACTTGTTGCGAGTCGTCCACGCGAACCTGAATCACCAACCATCGGATCCTCCGCTATGA